The following are encoded together in the uncultured Sphaerochaeta sp. genome:
- a CDS encoding histidine kinase encodes MASPEIFRSHVKQSWYRMLIYSLSALVSIILVVSWFWVQRSTVQLLRNNEQFLQVYTDNLQKTIFSPIEKAATRVQLLLRFQQEKDHDLDFVQELFDLRLTSASLDRAWMIASDGTTYYAPNVNKAVTEQNPWWKVYLSEEKRSMFKVLGSRGFGSFGFEVAPSFRDDMDLSTILPVVYWYIGEDGRVAFAFLEFNLTSLLIQHMNAYKVELGDTPTPIEVLIYDSEGMVLESSRNIPLQILSMPTMGEDSQLLGSIDLSDGMVFTREESYISLFSRNTPLALTFSTKIPWSTIVSQSRKNYLFVLLLAGLFSLVFLVLMVVYVRLHANMRRYEAMQAESRFEALQARMNPHFLFNTLDSLVSVVEEGDKRRSLDTLRSLSYILHVDLREKRNEIPLLSEIRYIRNYVNLQEIRYKDLFTFSLDIDDSVPDDIRILKYCIQPLVENCFVHGVYLRQMTIFIEVKMFFDEKGLHVNVSDNGPGCGREAFAGLQHQMETDPQRSFQEKLHLRGKHIGLFNIHQRIFYAYGPGFGLTLKMRERGFSVEVLLPAVYQKELEA; translated from the coding sequence ATGGCAAGCCCTGAGATTTTCAGAAGCCATGTAAAACAATCATGGTATCGTATGTTGATCTACAGTCTTTCTGCACTTGTCTCAATCATTTTGGTTGTCAGCTGGTTCTGGGTTCAGAGAAGCACCGTCCAGTTGCTGAGGAACAATGAGCAATTCCTACAGGTGTATACAGATAATTTGCAGAAAACCATCTTTTCCCCAATTGAGAAAGCTGCAACCAGAGTGCAGTTGCTTTTGCGGTTCCAACAAGAGAAAGACCATGACCTCGATTTCGTACAAGAGTTGTTCGATTTACGACTTACCTCTGCAAGTCTTGACCGAGCATGGATGATTGCCAGTGATGGTACCACGTACTATGCACCCAATGTAAACAAGGCAGTTACAGAGCAGAACCCTTGGTGGAAGGTGTATCTATCAGAAGAAAAGCGATCTATGTTCAAGGTGTTGGGAAGCCGTGGATTTGGCTCCTTCGGGTTTGAGGTTGCTCCCTCTTTTCGTGATGATATGGATTTGTCAACGATACTTCCCGTGGTGTACTGGTACATTGGGGAAGATGGACGGGTTGCGTTTGCATTTCTTGAGTTCAACCTTACCTCTCTGCTGATTCAGCATATGAATGCGTACAAGGTAGAATTGGGAGACACTCCCACTCCCATAGAAGTACTGATTTATGACAGTGAAGGAATGGTCTTGGAATCCAGCAGAAATATACCACTCCAGATTCTATCGATGCCGACTATGGGAGAAGATTCTCAGCTGTTGGGGTCGATTGACCTCAGCGATGGGATGGTTTTTACAAGAGAAGAGTCCTACATATCTCTCTTCTCAAGGAATACACCCTTGGCCTTGACGTTTTCAACCAAGATTCCCTGGAGTACCATTGTGAGCCAGTCACGGAAGAATTATCTGTTTGTGCTGTTGCTTGCAGGATTGTTCTCGCTTGTGTTCTTGGTACTCATGGTGGTGTATGTACGCCTCCATGCGAATATGAGAAGATATGAGGCTATGCAAGCGGAATCGCGATTTGAAGCATTGCAGGCAAGAATGAACCCTCATTTTCTGTTCAATACGCTCGACAGTTTGGTAAGTGTCGTGGAAGAGGGAGATAAGAGGAGAAGTCTCGATACCTTGCGCTCACTTTCCTATATTCTTCACGTCGATCTACGGGAAAAACGTAACGAAATACCGTTGCTCTCTGAAATCAGGTACATCCGGAACTATGTAAATTTACAGGAGATCCGCTATAAAGATCTTTTTACGTTCTCGCTTGATATTGACGATTCAGTCCCCGATGACATCCGCATTCTTAAGTACTGCATCCAACCGCTGGTTGAGAACTGTTTTGTCCATGGTGTCTATCTACGGCAGATGACGATTTTCATTGAGGTAAAGATGTTCTTTGATGAAAAGGGATTGCATGTCAATGTATCGGATAATGGACCTGGGTGTGGGAGGGAAGCCTTTGCAGGATTGCAACACCAAATGGAGACTGATCCACAAAGGTCATTCCAAGAGAAGCTGCATCTTAGAGGAAAACACATCGGGTTGTTCAATATTCATCAAAGAATATTCTATGCATATGGGCCAGGCTTTGGATTGACTCTGAAAATGAGAGAGAGAGGATTCTCTGTTGAAGTACTCTTGCCGGCTGTGTATCAGAAGGAGCTGGAAGCGTGA
- a CDS encoding helix-turn-helix domain-containing protein has translation MKVMLIEDEPNAMERYCSYIAAYNPAFEIVAKASTYEMAKEMFASQTIDVLFSDVMIPGRSGLHFLEEVRSEHWRGLVVIISGYGDFSYAQKAIKLSVFDYLLKPVFQKDLEQVLDKILRIMNQREPQIHYFSNTCLPLYIKKAIQYVERNYNQEISLGAVAAFANVSASYLSASFSKKCNMTFVEYLHAYRSEMAAKYLQETDWTMEEIADRVGFGDSSYLNRCFKKCYKVSPGQYRKEFSSGQELSNGKP, from the coding sequence ATGAAGGTAATGCTCATAGAAGATGAACCAAATGCAATGGAGCGATACTGTTCCTACATTGCAGCATACAATCCTGCCTTTGAGATTGTTGCAAAAGCTTCAACCTATGAGATGGCCAAGGAGATGTTTGCATCCCAAACGATTGATGTTTTATTCAGTGATGTCATGATCCCCGGCAGATCAGGATTGCATTTCTTGGAAGAAGTAAGGAGTGAGCATTGGCGAGGTCTGGTGGTGATTATCAGCGGCTATGGTGATTTCTCCTATGCACAGAAAGCAATCAAGCTCTCCGTATTCGACTACTTGCTCAAACCGGTTTTCCAGAAGGATCTTGAGCAAGTCCTGGACAAGATCCTGAGAATCATGAACCAGAGAGAACCTCAGATTCATTACTTTTCCAATACATGCCTTCCCCTTTATATCAAGAAAGCCATTCAGTATGTTGAACGCAACTACAATCAGGAGATATCCCTGGGGGCAGTTGCTGCATTCGCCAACGTCTCTGCCAGCTATTTGAGTGCATCTTTCAGTAAGAAATGCAATATGACGTTTGTTGAATACTTGCATGCCTATCGCTCTGAAATGGCGGCGAAATACCTGCAGGAAACAGATTGGACCATGGAAGAGATTGCCGATCGCGTGGGTTTTGGAGATAGTTCTTACCTGAATCGGTGTTTCAAGAAATGCTATAAAGTCTCACCAGGACAGTATAGAAAAGAGTTTTCTTCAGGGCAGGAGTTGTCGAATGGCAAGCCCTGA
- a CDS encoding Gfo/Idh/MocA family oxidoreductase — protein MRYALIGCGRIAYNHLPSALAVGMEVVALCDINSQAIDALLSGLELQDLPIERYQDYRKMLDSCNLDMVAIATDSGSHAEIALECLARGINVLVEKPMALSLSDADNMLEMAKKQQVMLSVCQQNRFNDASQIIRSALDVKSFGSLSHISVQVRWARDRSYYQQANWRGTWEKDGGALMNQCIHGLDLMRWFAGGKIDRVYGRLANRYHPYLEVEDLGIGYIEFSNGVIGSFEGTTNVFEKDLEERLMIIGERGTAALGGEYGQHIEAWNFSDSKIQKLGGLRQEEPFSSIYGTSHQRVYEDCKRSIEEHRRPYVSAQDGRDALELVLAIYKSHLDKAPVSLPLTDFSTKDMHL, from the coding sequence ATGCGATATGCGTTGATCGGGTGTGGGCGTATCGCATACAATCACCTTCCCTCTGCCCTAGCGGTTGGGATGGAGGTGGTTGCACTCTGTGATATCAATTCACAGGCAATTGATGCCCTGCTCTCTGGACTAGAACTCCAAGATCTGCCAATAGAGCGATATCAGGACTATAGAAAGATGCTCGACAGTTGCAATCTCGACATGGTTGCCATTGCAACTGACAGCGGTAGCCATGCTGAAATTGCTCTAGAGTGTCTTGCTCGAGGAATCAATGTATTGGTTGAGAAGCCAATGGCACTCAGTCTATCAGACGCAGACAATATGCTGGAGATGGCTAAGAAGCAACAGGTAATGCTTTCCGTCTGTCAACAGAATCGTTTCAATGATGCATCACAAATAATTCGCTCTGCACTAGATGTCAAATCTTTTGGCTCTCTGAGTCACATCTCGGTCCAGGTACGGTGGGCCCGAGACAGGTCCTACTATCAGCAGGCTAATTGGAGGGGAACATGGGAGAAGGATGGCGGAGCCTTGATGAATCAGTGCATTCATGGCTTGGATTTGATGCGATGGTTTGCAGGCGGCAAGATTGATCGTGTCTATGGAAGATTGGCAAACCGTTACCACCCTTATCTGGAAGTAGAGGATTTGGGAATCGGATATATAGAATTTTCCAATGGAGTGATTGGTTCCTTTGAAGGAACCACCAATGTCTTCGAAAAAGATCTTGAGGAACGTTTGATGATCATTGGAGAACGTGGTACCGCTGCTCTGGGAGGAGAGTATGGGCAGCATATTGAAGCCTGGAATTTTTCTGATTCTAAGATTCAAAAGCTTGGCGGATTACGACAGGAAGAACCCTTCTCCTCTATCTATGGTACTAGCCATCAACGTGTGTATGAGGATTGCAAGCGATCAATAGAAGAACACCGAAGACCATATGTTTCAGCTCAAGACGGACGGGATGCCTTGGAGTTGGTGCTTGCTATCTACAAAAGTCACCTAGACAAGGCTCCTGTTTCTCTTCCTCTTACTGATTTTTCAACTAAAGATATGCATCTTTAG
- a CDS encoding AraC family transcriptional regulator — protein sequence MRHEVPELLFDPSLVITVNRVDDPVFYVFDYQKRRLNMEFQHFHTYWEVYILFDDAAGHVIEGEYFSLQRYDIVLLKPGLLHKSTYEEHAKPKARLVIGFRIEENPKGFERQTERLLSLFKQKIPVFRFNGQVQEEIHRLLNRIYLLGTEQPINAEMMIHQSFMELLWVLYTQKKYNQYTKQASTNSVSEKIYAITSYLHTHYDERLSLPDIAQSFSISPFYLSRQFKQVTGASYVTYLQMIRIRHAQNNLLYSKKPIQQICEESGFPSFSQFNRVFHQYCNMSPSAFRKDTDHRSQLLLRRSDPEHNTKATLPRILQTPEEQG from the coding sequence ATGAGACATGAGGTACCTGAACTGCTTTTTGACCCTTCCTTAGTCATTACGGTAAACCGGGTGGATGATCCGGTTTTCTATGTCTTTGACTACCAGAAGAGACGCTTGAACATGGAATTCCAGCACTTTCATACCTACTGGGAGGTATATATTCTTTTCGATGATGCCGCCGGTCATGTCATCGAAGGCGAGTACTTCTCATTGCAACGGTATGATATTGTGCTTCTCAAACCAGGTTTGCTGCATAAGAGTACCTACGAGGAGCATGCTAAACCAAAAGCTCGCTTGGTTATCGGATTTAGGATTGAGGAGAACCCCAAGGGGTTCGAGCGGCAGACTGAGCGCCTGCTTTCACTTTTTAAACAGAAAATACCCGTCTTTCGTTTTAATGGTCAAGTTCAGGAAGAAATTCATCGTCTCCTAAATAGAATCTACCTATTGGGAACTGAACAACCTATTAATGCAGAGATGATGATACACCAGAGTTTCATGGAACTGCTTTGGGTGTTGTATACCCAGAAAAAATATAACCAATATACAAAACAAGCAAGTACCAACTCAGTGAGTGAGAAAATTTATGCAATCACCAGCTATCTGCATACACACTACGACGAAAGGCTCTCCCTCCCTGATATTGCACAAAGCTTCTCGATTAGTCCATTCTATCTCTCCAGGCAGTTTAAACAAGTTACCGGAGCAAGCTATGTCACCTATTTGCAGATGATTCGAATCCGTCACGCACAGAATAACCTGCTCTACAGCAAGAAGCCGATCCAACAAATTTGTGAAGAGAGTGGTTTTCCCTCCTTCAGCCAGTTCAACCGTGTCTTTCATCAATACTGTAATATGAGCCCATCAGCATTCAGGAAAGATACCGATCATCGCTCCCAACTCTTGCTTAGGCGTTCAGATCCTGAACACAACACCAAAGCAACGCTTCCAAGAATTCTGCAAACACCTGAGGAACAGGGCTAA
- a CDS encoding carbohydrate ABC transporter permease — MKTTTMRTINWKKITRNWFWYVLLVGLTLFFFIPFWWMVSTSFKTYTEVYTRQYSLWPSSFHFENYREVFKVLPFTTYLWNTIKVSALVILGTLTTSSMAAYAFARLQFRGRDALFFLYLATLMIPRQVVLIPNFIIFREMGLLDTHWSLVLSGIFTAYGTFLLRQFFLSIPRELEEAAVIDGYGYWARFVSIIIPLSKAALTTLLIITLLNIWNEYLYALVFIQSDRNRTLTLGIALLRGDFDVKWNQVMAATLISIAPIVLVYLSAQRYFVEGIALTGVKG, encoded by the coding sequence ATGAAAACAACAACAATGAGAACAATCAATTGGAAAAAGATCACCAGGAATTGGTTTTGGTATGTATTGCTGGTAGGCCTGACACTCTTCTTCTTTATTCCCTTCTGGTGGATGGTCTCCACATCCTTCAAAACCTATACCGAGGTCTATACAAGGCAGTACTCACTCTGGCCATCAAGCTTTCATTTTGAGAACTATCGAGAAGTATTCAAAGTGTTGCCATTCACCACCTACCTATGGAACACCATCAAGGTATCTGCCCTGGTTATCCTGGGCACTCTGACAACGAGCAGCATGGCGGCATATGCCTTTGCAAGGTTGCAGTTCCGAGGTCGTGATGCGCTGTTCTTTCTCTACCTTGCAACACTTATGATTCCCAGACAGGTTGTGCTTATCCCAAATTTCATCATATTTCGCGAGATGGGTTTGTTGGATACCCACTGGTCACTTGTTCTGAGTGGAATCTTCACAGCCTACGGGACATTCCTGCTCAGGCAATTCTTCTTGAGTATTCCCCGTGAGCTGGAAGAGGCTGCAGTCATAGATGGATATGGCTACTGGGCACGGTTTGTCTCAATCATTATCCCCCTTTCAAAGGCAGCATTGACTACCTTGCTGATCATCACCCTCTTGAATATCTGGAACGAATACCTATATGCACTGGTATTCATCCAGAGTGATAGGAACAGGACCCTAACCTTGGGGATTGCATTGCTTCGAGGTGACTTCGATGTTAAATGGAATCAGGTGATGGCAGCAACATTAATCAGTATTGCTCCCATTGTTCTGGTATACTTGAGTGCTCAACGGTACTTTGTGGAAGGGATAGCATTGACCGGTGTGAAAGGATGA
- a CDS encoding Gfo/Idh/MocA family oxidoreductase, whose protein sequence is MQKMDGQQYAPEGKPQPVCKNGEFIVGVIGLDHGHIFGMCNGLKEAGAEIALVYDPDERKVAQFVEKFPSAKQAVSKKEVLVDSSVQLIASAAIPSLRGPLGLEVLDHGKDYFSDKPPFTTQEQVDRARRKVSETGRKWFVYYSERLHVEAAVYAEKLLREGAIGDIVSIRGWGPHRLAAKSRPEWFFDKKKYGGILVDIGSHQLEQILQFSGAEDATLVSSRVGNLYHREYPGLEDYGDACFTTSNGVPCYFSLDWYTPDGLGTWGDGRMFIVGTKGYMELRKYIDVAASKEGDHVILVDGEGEKHFQVGGKVGFPYFGRLIRDCLDRSETAMKQEHAFRAIELAIEAEEKAVRIR, encoded by the coding sequence ATGCAGAAAATGGATGGACAGCAGTATGCGCCGGAAGGAAAGCCCCAACCGGTTTGCAAGAATGGGGAGTTTATTGTTGGAGTCATCGGCCTTGATCATGGTCATATCTTTGGCATGTGCAACGGCTTGAAGGAGGCAGGGGCAGAGATTGCCTTGGTCTATGATCCTGATGAGAGGAAAGTAGCGCAATTTGTGGAAAAATTCCCATCAGCGAAGCAGGCAGTCTCCAAAAAGGAAGTACTGGTAGATTCCTCAGTCCAATTAATCGCCAGTGCCGCCATACCTTCCCTGCGGGGTCCCCTGGGACTGGAAGTGCTTGATCATGGAAAGGATTACTTCTCCGATAAGCCTCCCTTCACCACCCAGGAGCAGGTTGACCGTGCACGAAGGAAAGTCTCTGAGACTGGGCGAAAGTGGTTTGTCTACTACAGCGAACGGCTCCATGTAGAAGCGGCTGTCTACGCTGAAAAGCTCCTGAGAGAAGGCGCAATAGGTGATATTGTTTCAATTCGTGGTTGGGGGCCTCATCGCCTCGCTGCAAAAAGCAGGCCTGAATGGTTCTTTGACAAAAAGAAATATGGGGGAATCCTGGTGGATATCGGGAGTCACCAGCTAGAGCAGATTCTGCAGTTCAGTGGTGCAGAGGATGCTACATTGGTTTCCAGCAGGGTAGGGAATTTGTACCACAGGGAGTATCCAGGACTGGAAGATTATGGAGATGCCTGCTTTACCACAAGCAATGGAGTTCCTTGCTACTTCTCTCTTGATTGGTACACTCCCGATGGTTTGGGCACCTGGGGAGATGGACGAATGTTTATTGTGGGCACCAAAGGATACATGGAGCTACGAAAATACATCGATGTAGCAGCCTCCAAAGAGGGTGACCATGTGATTTTGGTTGATGGAGAGGGAGAAAAGCATTTTCAAGTGGGTGGAAAAGTGGGGTTTCCGTATTTTGGCCGTTTGATCAGAGATTGCCTTGACCGCAGTGAGACGGCAATGAAACAGGAACATGCTTTCAGGGCTATTGAATTGGCCATTGAAGCTGAAGAGAAAGCGGTGAGGATTCGCTAG
- a CDS encoding sugar ABC transporter permease: MKTPYVKRHVTAFWFFIAPCLILFSVFFLLPLCLSVGLSLTNYDGWKTMEFIGFLNYSELVRDSKFYAALGRTFGYTLFSLPFKVIVPLLIAILVTSKRVAIKGLARTMVYVPSLLSHLVVGITINWMFSAEYGLINYLIQTIGGEPMQWALNPRLATFVISFASNWASTGFYMVIFIGGINNISSDIYEAAAIDGSSSIQTFFYMTIPMLAPTTFLVTLLSTVNLLKEYALVQGITQGGPGLNTTFIIQFIFDKGFNQMQYGYASAISLLVMIIFAFIAYVQFKISNGGDR; this comes from the coding sequence ATGAAGACACCCTATGTTAAACGACATGTAACAGCGTTCTGGTTTTTTATTGCCCCTTGTCTGATTCTTTTTTCTGTCTTTTTTTTATTGCCACTGTGTTTAAGTGTCGGATTGTCACTTACCAATTATGATGGATGGAAGACTATGGAATTCATAGGCTTTCTTAACTATAGCGAACTGGTACGTGATTCAAAATTCTATGCTGCATTGGGCCGTACCTTTGGATACACCTTGTTTAGTCTCCCTTTCAAGGTGATTGTCCCTCTCCTGATTGCCATTCTGGTAACCAGTAAGCGCGTTGCCATCAAGGGACTTGCACGAACCATGGTGTATGTTCCCAGTCTCCTAAGCCATCTTGTTGTAGGTATTACCATCAACTGGATGTTCAGTGCTGAATATGGCTTGATCAATTACCTAATCCAGACAATCGGGGGAGAGCCAATGCAGTGGGCTCTCAATCCGAGGCTTGCAACCTTCGTCATCAGTTTTGCCAGCAACTGGGCCTCCACTGGTTTCTATATGGTAATTTTTATTGGAGGTATCAACAATATATCCAGTGATATTTACGAAGCTGCAGCCATTGATGGAAGTTCTTCCATCCAAACCTTTTTTTATATGACAATTCCTATGCTTGCTCCTACCACGTTCCTGGTTACGCTACTTTCTACGGTAAACCTTCTGAAAGAATACGCATTGGTTCAAGGTATCACGCAAGGTGGTCCTGGTCTGAATACAACTTTTATTATTCAATTCATTTTTGATAAGGGCTTCAACCAGATGCAGTATGGATATGCATCTGCAATCTCATTGTTGGTTATGATTATCTTTGCCTTTATTGCTTATGTACAATTCAAGATTAGCAATGGAGGGGACCGATGA
- a CDS encoding sugar ABC transporter permease has protein sequence MKLSKMRRAEHRAAFFFLLPNIIGFLLFSMIPTFASFGISFLDWGLLNTPSFSGLSNYKELLGDDVFWLALKNTAYYSFIKVPLNLILSLLLAILLNKQLHGRNFFRSIAFLPSVCSSVAVALIWAPLLESSENGLINHVLSLFCIEVIPFLVSPLWAMPSVIFVGLWKELGYFMVIFLAGLQGIPRSYYEAASIDGASSSAVFFHITIPLISPTSFFALTTSLIGSFQIFDLTSVLTKGGPANATNTLVMYIYQNGFQFFRMGYASALSLILFLTIFIITLVQNHYSDKWVCD, from the coding sequence ATGAAATTGTCCAAAATGAGACGAGCTGAGCACCGGGCAGCATTTTTCTTTCTCTTGCCCAACATCATAGGCTTTCTCCTCTTTTCCATGATTCCAACCTTCGCATCGTTTGGCATCAGTTTCCTCGACTGGGGCTTACTGAATACCCCTTCCTTCAGTGGACTCTCAAACTATAAGGAGTTGCTTGGTGATGATGTATTCTGGTTGGCATTGAAAAATACCGCGTATTACTCATTCATCAAAGTGCCTTTGAATCTGATTCTCTCTCTGCTCTTGGCTATCCTGCTGAATAAGCAGCTTCATGGAAGAAATTTCTTTCGTTCCATTGCCTTTCTCCCGTCTGTTTGTTCAAGCGTTGCCGTAGCCTTGATCTGGGCCCCCCTGTTGGAAAGCTCCGAAAACGGATTGATCAACCATGTTCTCTCCCTGTTTTGTATAGAGGTCATACCATTCTTGGTCTCTCCTCTCTGGGCGATGCCTTCGGTAATCTTTGTTGGACTCTGGAAAGAATTGGGGTACTTCATGGTTATCTTTCTCGCTGGTCTTCAGGGCATACCCCGGTCCTACTATGAAGCGGCTTCCATTGACGGGGCAAGCAGTAGTGCTGTCTTTTTCCATATCACAATCCCCTTGATCAGTCCCACCTCCTTTTTTGCATTGACAACAAGCCTGATCGGCTCCTTCCAGATATTTGACCTTACCTCCGTTCTCACCAAGGGAGGTCCTGCAAACGCTACCAATACGTTGGTAATGTATATCTATCAAAATGGGTTCCAGTTTTTCAGGATGGGCTATGCCTCAGCGCTCAGTCTTATTCTCTTCCTGACAATCTTTATCATAACACTGGTACAGAACCACTATTCTGACAAATGGGTGTGCGACTGA
- a CDS encoding Gfo/Idh/MocA family oxidoreductase, with protein MEKLGVAIIGTGNIAPAHVKGYLASGSLCEIRVLCDLYPSKAEKLAKRGNLGDQVAITSDYHELLERSDIHLVSLCLPPSLHCQVAVDFLQAGKHVIVEKPMAPSLAECDRMIEAQKRSGKVLSVISQNRFRTAPMRVKQLLDEGVLGRVLLARVNSMWWRGSAYYDLWWRGTYEKEGGGCTLNHAVHQIDILQWLIGVPNQVVSVMSNVNHTNSEVEDASISILSYPSLVAEVNASLVDHDEKQEFFLATEKASIGIPWYVKSVKQLPNGFFEPSPETEEELQTIYEALPALSLEGHDAQLRNVLEAIANDEPPLVTAEEGRKAVELICAMYKSSTENGSVTLPLAKDDPFYTTEGMLKRMVRYHKKLRSVENLEDSNEISLGTMGQ; from the coding sequence ATGGAAAAACTTGGTGTTGCCATTATAGGAACAGGAAATATTGCGCCAGCTCATGTAAAGGGGTATCTTGCATCAGGGAGTCTTTGTGAGATACGGGTTCTCTGTGATCTGTATCCGTCGAAGGCTGAAAAACTAGCGAAGCGAGGAAATCTTGGTGACCAGGTTGCGATTACCAGTGACTATCATGAGTTGTTGGAGCGAAGTGACATCCACCTGGTCTCCCTCTGCCTGCCACCCTCCCTGCATTGCCAAGTAGCGGTAGATTTCCTGCAGGCGGGCAAGCATGTCATTGTTGAGAAACCGATGGCTCCCTCCCTCGCTGAGTGTGACCGTATGATTGAAGCCCAGAAGAGAAGTGGAAAGGTCCTTTCCGTGATCAGTCAGAATCGCTTTCGCACTGCACCCATGCGTGTGAAACAGCTCTTGGATGAAGGAGTACTAGGAAGGGTGCTCCTGGCCCGAGTGAACTCCATGTGGTGGCGGGGATCAGCTTATTACGACCTCTGGTGGCGGGGGACGTATGAGAAGGAAGGCGGTGGTTGTACGCTCAATCATGCAGTACACCAGATTGACATCCTTCAGTGGCTTATCGGTGTTCCTAATCAGGTTGTATCGGTCATGAGCAATGTGAATCACACCAATAGCGAGGTTGAGGATGCGTCCATCTCAATTCTTTCGTATCCTTCCTTGGTGGCGGAGGTCAACGCTTCCTTGGTTGACCACGATGAAAAGCAGGAGTTTTTCCTGGCCACTGAGAAAGCTTCAATAGGCATCCCCTGGTATGTGAAATCTGTGAAGCAGTTGCCAAATGGGTTCTTTGAGCCAAGCCCGGAGACTGAAGAGGAGTTGCAGACAATCTATGAGGCACTTCCTGCCCTCTCTTTGGAAGGGCATGACGCACAACTGAGAAATGTCTTGGAAGCAATAGCAAATGATGAGCCTCCCTTGGTCACTGCAGAGGAGGGTAGGAAGGCTGTGGAGTTGATCTGTGCCATGTACAAATCTTCTACAGAGAATGGTAGTGTTACCCTCCCTCTTGCAAAGGATGATCCTTTCTATACGACCGAGGGGATGCTCAAGAGAATGGTGAGGTATCACAAGAAACTCAGGTCTGTGGAAAATCTTGAGGATTCCAACGAGATCAGTCTTGGGACGATGGGACAATGA
- a CDS encoding extracellular solute-binding protein — MKKVLILALVVLLLGGMVFATGSKEEAIQGPEALKVMLSEEPSSEDALLNTLKDWATETGNTLDVMVIPYEDQLTKFPLMARNNDLPDLIATTRLSRLYPDEFIDLSKEFDMSIFEPMAVEIIVQDYKSDKKATLPQQFTITNVYYNKDAFDRVGLEAPTVDDPWTFEELEENAKLLKEKGGVKYGMAMDSSRARYDNLMYANGGSMVEKDGDSFVVAINSPQNITTLDSFIKWNNSFMPKAIWAGGTTDNPADYFKNGDVGIYFSGTWNYNTFYNQIEDMNWGVMPSPVGPDGPSAILGGSGLGVPVNADNKDLAIDFLKWFYTKENFQTYLNRDKGLSSLVGVTYSPADQQVAEDYKVLQSEVSKVSYAFSVDESSMWRNFYDNEYRDALRQAVNGDISAAKALNDFAELLSKKSGWPLKY, encoded by the coding sequence ATGAAGAAAGTATTAATTCTTGCATTGGTAGTTCTTCTTCTTGGAGGCATGGTTTTTGCTACAGGGTCCAAGGAAGAGGCTATACAGGGTCCCGAGGCACTTAAGGTAATGCTCAGTGAAGAGCCTTCAAGTGAAGACGCACTGCTCAACACCTTGAAGGATTGGGCAACGGAAACAGGGAACACTCTCGATGTGATGGTAATTCCCTACGAAGATCAGCTGACGAAGTTTCCCTTGATGGCACGAAACAATGACCTGCCTGACTTGATTGCTACAACCCGTCTTTCCCGCCTTTATCCCGATGAGTTCATCGATCTGAGCAAAGAGTTTGACATGTCAATCTTTGAGCCGATGGCAGTCGAGATCATTGTGCAGGATTATAAGAGTGACAAAAAAGCAACGCTTCCCCAGCAGTTTACGATCACCAACGTATATTACAACAAGGATGCATTTGACCGTGTTGGCCTAGAAGCCCCTACAGTTGACGACCCCTGGACTTTTGAGGAACTTGAGGAGAATGCGAAGTTGCTTAAAGAAAAGGGTGGAGTGAAGTATGGTATGGCAATGGATTCCTCAAGAGCTCGCTATGACAACTTGATGTATGCCAATGGTGGTTCAATGGTTGAGAAGGATGGTGACTCCTTTGTTGTAGCAATCAACAGTCCTCAAAACATTACAACTCTGGATTCCTTTATTAAGTGGAACAATTCTTTCATGCCGAAGGCTATCTGGGCCGGTGGTACTACCGATAACCCGGCCGATTACTTTAAAAACGGTGATGTTGGTATCTATTTCAGTGGAACTTGGAACTACAATACCTTCTACAACCAGATTGAAGATATGAATTGGGGCGTCATGCCTTCTCCAGTCGGTCCTGATGGCCCAAGCGCAATCCTGGGCGGAAGTGGTCTTGGAGTTCCTGTGAATGCAGATAACAAGGATCTCGCAATAGATTTCCTGAAGTGGTTCTACACAAAGGAGAACTTCCAGACTTATCTGAACCGTGACAAGGGACTCTCTTCCTTGGTGGGGGTCACCTATTCTCCAGCGGACCAGCAGGTTGCTGAGGACTACAAGGTGCTTCAGAGTGAAGTTTCCAAGGTTTCCTATGCATTCAGTGTCGATGAGAGCTCGATGTGGAGAAACTTCTACGACAATGAATACCGCGATGCGCTACGTCAGGCAGTCAATGGTGATATCAGTGCAGCAAAGGCTTTAAATGATTTTGCTGAACTACTGTCCAAGAAATCTGGCTGGCCTCTTAAGTACTGA